The following is a genomic window from Terriglobia bacterium.
GCGGCTCGTCACACTGGGAACGGATGGTTTTGGGCGCAGCGATAACCGTGAACACCTGCGCCGGCACTTTGAGATCAATGCTGCGTCCATCGCTACGGCGGCGCTTTCACGGCTGGCCCGCGATGGAAAATTTGATCCCAAGAAAGCGCAAAAAGCGTTCGCGGACCTTGGTGTAAATATAGACAAGGGTGATCCTGCCCGGGCCTAAGCACCAGCTTTTTCTTAGTCTTACAAGGATATCTCACCTCTCCGTAGAGACGTAGTACGCTACGTCTCTACAAATCCCGTACGCCCAGAATTCTCACTGCATGAGCGTAAGTCACTCAACTTTATCTCTTGACAATCCTAAGGCTTTGTTCCTATAATTAGCACTCGATAGGAATGAGTGCTAGCAACTCCTCCTGTCACCCCCAAAGTACCAGCAATACTAAATCCCAATTTTGAGCATATTTTGAAAGGAGCAGTCGCATGGCACAGAAGTTGACCCCGCTACATGACCGCGTTGTCATTAAACGGATTCAGGAAACAGAGACGATCCGTGGTGGCATCATCATCCCCGACACCGCAAAAGAGAAACCGCAGGAAGGCATCGTTATCGCTGCTGGAACCGGCAAGTTTGATAAAGGCCAGACCGTTCCGTTGGCAGTAAAAGAAGGCGACCGCGTTCTGTTCGGCAAGTATTCCGGATCAGAAATCAAGATTGACGGCGAAGAGCTGCTCATCATGAAGGAAGACGAGATCCTCGGAATCCTGAGCGGATCAACCAAGAGCGCAGAGAAGCCCGAAAAAGCCGGCGCAGCAAGACGGTAAAGGCAGCCATTGGCCATTAGCTTTTGGCTCTTAGCCTGTTGATTCAAGGCTGACGCCTTAAGGCCAACCACAAAGATTTTAGATCGAAACATTTTCGCGGAAATTCCGCAACGAATCTTGATAGGAGACGAGAAACAATGTCAAAAATTATTGTGCACGGTGAAGAATCCCGCCAGGCGATCCTGCGCGGTGTGAATGTTCTGGCAGACGCAGTGAAAGTGACGCTGGGCCCCCGCGGCCGCAACGTCGTGATCAACAAAAAGTTCGGTTCCCCCGTCATCACCAAAGACGGCGTGACCGTGGCCAAGGAAATTGAACTGGGCGACCACCTGGAAAATATGGGCGCACAGATGGTGCGTGAAGTGGCCAGTAAAACCAGCGACGTTGCCGGTGACGGCACCACCACCGCAACCGTCCTGGCCCAGGCCATCTATCGCGATGGCGTAAAGACTGTTGCCGCCGGCGCGAACCCGATGGCGCTGAAGCGCGGCATTGAGCGCGCTGTAAACACCATCTGCGGCACCCTGAACAAAGAGGGCGAGCGCAGCAAGGGCTTCCTGGACACCTTCTCCAAGCCCGTGAGCGGCGACATGATTGCCCAGGTTGGCACCATTTCCGCCAACAACGACGAAACCATTGGACGCATTATTGCCGAAGCCATGAAGAAAGTCGGCAAAGACGGCGTGATCACCGTGGAAGAGTCCCGCACCATGGAAACGAGCCTGGAAGTAGTGGAAGGCATGCAGTTTGACCGCGGCTATCTCTCTCCCTACTTCGTGACCGACCCCGAGCGCATGGAAGCCATTCTGGATGACGCGCTCATCCTCATCAATGAAAAGAAAATCAGCACCATGAAGGACCTGCTCCCGATTCTGGAACAGGTGGCCAAAGCCGGCCGTCCGCTGCTCATTATTGCAGAAGACGTTGACGGCGAAGCGCTGGCGACCCTGGTGGTGAACAAGCTGCGTGGCACGCTACAGGTTTGCGCCGTGAAAGCGCCTGGCTTCGGCGATCGCCGCAAGGCCATGCTGCAGGACATCGCAATCCTGACCGGCGGAAAGGCCATCACGGAAGATCTTGGCATCAAGATGGAAAGCATTGAGCTGACTGATCTGGGCCGCGCCAAGAAAATCACGGTCGATAAAGACAACTGCACGATCGTGGAAGGCAAAGGCAAGGGATCTGAGATTGAAGGCCGCGTGCGTGAAATCCGCGCGCAGTCGGAAAAAGCAACCAGCGACTATGACCGCGAAAAACTGCAGGAGCGGTTGGCGAAGCTGGTGGGTGGCGTTGCCGTGATCAAAGTGGGCGCCGCGACCGAAACCGAAATGAAGGAAAAGAAAGCCCGCGTGGAAGACGCAATGCACGCGACCCGCGCTGCCGTGGAAGAAGGCATTGTTCCGGGCGGCGGCGTTGCCCTGGTCCGTTGCCAGTCTGCCCTGGATGACCTCAAGTTCAAGAATGACGATGAGGAAACCGGTGCGGAAATCGTGCGTCGCGCCCTGGAAGAGCCTTTGCGCCAGATCGTGGCCAACTCCGGCGAAGAGGGTGCAATCGTTGTGGGCAAGATCCGCGACTCAAAAGACAATAATTACGGTTACAACGCTCAGACTGACAAGTTTGAGGACCTGGTTAAGGCCGGCGTGATCGATCCCACCAAGGTGACCCGCACTGCCCTGCAGAATGCGGCATCCATCGCTGCTCTGATGCTGACCACCGAAGCTCTGGTCTCCGACGTTCCGGAAGACAAGAAAGCTCCGGCGGGCGGCGGCGAGCACGGCGGATATCCGGGAATGTAATTTAAATTAGCTCGCTCCAATACAAGCAACACTTCAAAGCCCCGCAAAAATGCGGGGCTTCTTTTGTTTTGTAAGTTAAAAATCTTACCGTAAGACAGCTTGCTTCGGTTACTGTGGCTCCCAACAAGCGATAGTACACCTAAAGTATCAAACAGGAGGTTGCCTTTATCATCTGGCATGGCATTCTGCTGTAGGTCTCGGACATTGATTTTTAATGGTTCCCCCGCAGATACGTCAAATGTCTTGGCGTAGATACCCCGCTCGGAATACAGGCGCAAAGTAACGCGATCATCTTCATTGGCTGTGTTCTCGATCATGATGGTGGTCTGAAAACTACCGTCTATGCGCCAGATAGATGAACTGGAGCGGATTGGATACGAGGAAAAGGAAGGGCCGACTACATACCCGCACTTTGACTGAAGTTAAAAAGCTCCGCAACAATGCTAGCCCGGCCTGTGTAGGAGTAAGATCTAGGCTGCCTTGAGTGAAGTCCGGCGGGAGGGACCCATCTTTTGCTCCTCGCTGAAATCGATCAGCAAAGATTCGGCCGAGCGCAATGACCGGGATGATAAGGTCAAGGTCTGAAGCGCCCCATTCCGCAGGAATTTCACAGTCGGAACCACGGTGACCGAAACAATATCAATGTTGCGAACCGCAGCCACCGATCGGAAAGATACGTCCGATGGGAAATTGTCTTCGACAGGTTGGCGGCCCAGCGTCAGGAAATGACTGCGCAGAGTTCCCGTTGGAGGCAAAACCTTATCCATAAAATGGATATTCTTGGCAAAACCTGTTTTCTTGTTGAATAGCTGCCCCTCCACCAGAATCGCAGCCGTATATTTTTCGCCCGCCTCTTGCGAATACTCTATATGGTTCCATTTTGGAACTAGTATTAGCGGTAATAAGTACACATTTCTAAGTAGGTTCAGTACAAATTCGTAGTAGGTATGAAGCGGTTGGCCGGTAAGTTCTGCGACACAAAAAAAGCCCGGGGGTAAATCCCCCGGGCACGCAAATGCGATTACTAGGTTTGAATGATTTTTGGAGTGATAAAGAAGATTAGCTCTGCGGTTGAGGTATTCACGTTGGTGTGCTTGAACAGATTGCCAAGGAGCGGAATGCTGCCCAGCAACGGTACCTGCGCGATAGCGACGCTATTCTGCGTCTGAATTACGCCGCCAATCACGACCGTTCCGCCGTCAGAGACCAGCACCTGCGTGGTCGCCTGTTGCGTGTTGAGTGTCGGATTCAATTGTGAACCGCTCACTCGGCTGAAGTCAGGCACTGTGTTCTCGACATCAACATTCAGGAAGATCGTGTTGTCCGCCGTAATCTGCGGCACCACGGTCAGGCGCAGGAAAGCTTCCACGTAGGTGACCGTAGGCGGGCCTCCCAACTGTGCCTGCGTCACCACGGGGATACGTGAACCTTGCTTGATCAGCGCGGAAATGTTGTTCTGGGTAACGATGTGCGGACGCGACAAAATCTTCAACAGTCCGCGGCTTTCCGCCATCGTAAGGATGAAGTCAAGACGGAAACCGTTTGTCGCGGTCGTGAACTGGATGCCGCTGGTCGGCCCAGTGGCCGGCAGGTTGGAGAACAGCGGAATGGATTTTGAATCGCCCGGTGCAGTGATGAATCGCGGAACCAGGCCGGTGATATCAATCGGGCTTGCGCCGGTTGCACCTCCCACGGCGCTGTTGCCGCTGCCAAAGCTGGCTCCCAGCTGGGTGCCGATATCGCGGGCAAACGTACGCGTGGAAGCTACTACGCGCGCTTCAATCTCCACCTCAGGAGTTTTGCGGTCCAGCATCTTGATAAGTTCCTCAACCTTGGGGAGGACTGAGGGAATGTCTTCAATGATCAGCGCGTTGCTGCGATCATCGGCCACAACGTCACCGCGGGCGGAAAGAAACTTCTTCACCACCGTCGCCGCGTCTTTGGCGTGACCATAGCTCAGGTAGCGCGTGATGGTTTGCTTGGGAACGGCCAGGGCTTGCGCATCCTGCTGGGCACGACGAGACTCCGCTTCTGTCTTCATCGTTTCCAGTGTGGCGATTCTCAGCACGTTGCCCTGCAGGGTGCAGGCCAGTCCGTTGTTATCCAGCACAATCGCCAGAGCCTGGTCCCACGGTACATCGTCCAGAACGATGGTGACGGAGCCTTTCACGGACGGATCCAGCACAACGTTCAATCCGCTGATCTCGTGGATCAGGCGGAAAAAATCTTTCAGGTCAAGGTCTTTAAAATTCATGCCAAACGGCTCGCCGGTATAGCGGCCGGTTGTGCAATTGGTGCTGGTCGGTCCGGAAACTGAAACTGTGGTTCCGGCGGGAGTTGACTGAGAGGGCTGCTGCTGCTGTTGTTGCAATGCCGCATTGATGGCTGCTGGTTCGGCAGCCAGGCTGGCATGCGTGGCGAATGGAGGCTGGTTGATGCTGGGCAGCGCCGGCGCGGGACCGGCAAAATGTGAAGCCGCCACTTCAGACCTGGAGCGCGTGGCTTCCACCACTTTCTCTTCAGTTTTTGCCACTGCTTTGGCAGGGGCCGGTTCCGGCGCAGCAGTCCGCGGCGTGGCATCTGCAGTGACTACAGCTTGTTTCATTGCGGGAATTGGAGCTGGCTTGGAAGTCGAGCTGTCACGCATGCTTACAACCAGCTTGTTCCCTTCCGGAGCAATCTGGAAATCGCGCATTTGCGCCATGTCCACCACAATGCGGGTCGTCCCTTCCTGGTAGCGCCCCACGCGCACCGATTTCACGTCGCCGCTGTTGACTGGAATTTCGCGCGCGCGTCCCTGGAGCACTGAATTCGGGATGTCCACGACAACGCGGTCGGGGTGCGTCAGCTTCATGGTCTTGGCCGTCATCGGGCCGCTGCCGCTGATCTCGATGTTCAAGCCGTCGCCGCCGCGGGCGACAGAAATCTTGCCAATACGCGTTGTCGCTCCGGGTTTTTGTGCAGCAGCGCCGTTCTGGTTCGTCACCTGAACGTCGCTCGGTTGCGAAACGGTGTTCGCGGCCATGGCGCTCACGCTGGCCAACAGAACGATTCCTAGCAGTTGCTTAAGCCTCATCACTTTGTCTCCCCGTCCCGGCGGCACTTCACCGCCGGTCATGCGCAGCGTTTTTAACGCGTGTCCTGACAAGCTTTCCAGCCGCTACA
Proteins encoded in this region:
- a CDS encoding co-chaperone GroES — encoded protein: MAQKLTPLHDRVVIKRIQETETIRGGIIIPDTAKEKPQEGIVIAAGTGKFDKGQTVPLAVKEGDRVLFGKYSGSEIKIDGEELLIMKEDEILGILSGSTKSAEKPEKAGAARR
- the groL gene encoding chaperonin GroEL (60 kDa chaperone family; promotes refolding of misfolded polypeptides especially under stressful conditions; forms two stacked rings of heptamers to form a barrel-shaped 14mer; ends can be capped by GroES; misfolded proteins enter the barrel where they are refolded when GroES binds) produces the protein MSKIIVHGEESRQAILRGVNVLADAVKVTLGPRGRNVVINKKFGSPVITKDGVTVAKEIELGDHLENMGAQMVREVASKTSDVAGDGTTTATVLAQAIYRDGVKTVAAGANPMALKRGIERAVNTICGTLNKEGERSKGFLDTFSKPVSGDMIAQVGTISANNDETIGRIIAEAMKKVGKDGVITVEESRTMETSLEVVEGMQFDRGYLSPYFVTDPERMEAILDDALILINEKKISTMKDLLPILEQVAKAGRPLLIIAEDVDGEALATLVVNKLRGTLQVCAVKAPGFGDRRKAMLQDIAILTGGKAITEDLGIKMESIELTDLGRAKKITVDKDNCTIVEGKGKGSEIEGRVREIRAQSEKATSDYDREKLQERLAKLVGGVAVIKVGAATETEMKEKKARVEDAMHATRAAVEEGIVPGGGVALVRCQSALDDLKFKNDDEETGAEIVRRALEEPLRQIVANSGEEGAIVVGKIRDSKDNNYGYNAQTDKFEDLVKAGVIDPTKVTRTALQNAASIAALMLTTEALVSDVPEDKKAPAGGGEHGGYPGM
- the pilQ gene encoding type IV pilus secretin PilQ, with translation MSGHALKTLRMTGGEVPPGRGDKVMRLKQLLGIVLLASVSAMAANTVSQPSDVQVTNQNGAAAQKPGATTRIGKISVARGGDGLNIEISGSGPMTAKTMKLTHPDRVVVDIPNSVLQGRAREIPVNSGDVKSVRVGRYQEGTTRIVVDMAQMRDFQIAPEGNKLVVSMRDSSTSKPAPIPAMKQAVVTADATPRTAAPEPAPAKAVAKTEEKVVEATRSRSEVAASHFAGPAPALPSINQPPFATHASLAAEPAAINAALQQQQQQPSQSTPAGTTVSVSGPTSTNCTTGRYTGEPFGMNFKDLDLKDFFRLIHEISGLNVVLDPSVKGSVTIVLDDVPWDQALAIVLDNNGLACTLQGNVLRIATLETMKTEAESRRAQQDAQALAVPKQTITRYLSYGHAKDAATVVKKFLSARGDVVADDRSNALIIEDIPSVLPKVEELIKMLDRKTPEVEIEARVVASTRTFARDIGTQLGASFGSGNSAVGGATGASPIDITGLVPRFITAPGDSKSIPLFSNLPATGPTSGIQFTTATNGFRLDFILTMAESRGLLKILSRPHIVTQNNISALIKQGSRIPVVTQAQLGGPPTVTYVEAFLRLTVVPQITADNTIFLNVDVENTVPDFSRVSGSQLNPTLNTQQATTQVLVSDGGTVVIGGVIQTQNSVAIAQVPLLGSIPLLGNLFKHTNVNTSTAELIFFITPKIIQT